The proteins below are encoded in one region of Geobacter sp.:
- a CDS encoding Ni/Fe hydrogenase subunit alpha: MNRIITIDPVTRIEGHARVFLKIGNDGGLESAGLVVNELRGFERILTGMDADRMPLITARICGVCPTAHHLAATNALDNAAGVEPPPAAKLLRELMYMGHLIHSHCLSLFVLQGPDLVLGLDADPAIRNVVGVVQAVPEIAKKALECRSIGQKINELVGGRGTHPVTSVAGGIAFVLDGEKERQLKEWTDRALLLVRELAPVVKGLLMKQLDTHPAMLADWVVPAWSLGTVQQDGTTALTGGELRAVDADGNNLLQFPVSDYHQYLSESVVEWSYMKQVAIVRDGEHHDYRVGPLARLNVIDRYGTEEADRERELFVSQFSRPCHANALQPYARLIELLYAAERAREILADPAIHGETRVPVRFPGGRGVGHVEAPRGTLFHDYEIDENGVVRAANLIVATQQNYSLINRMVAQAATSHVINRPDDQALLNAVEFGIRCYDPCLSCATHAFGTMPLEIVVTRTGEPEQRIRRGC, encoded by the coding sequence ATGAACAGGATCATAACGATTGACCCGGTTACCCGTATCGAGGGGCATGCCCGCGTCTTTTTGAAGATCGGCAACGATGGCGGGCTGGAATCGGCAGGGCTGGTGGTGAACGAGCTGCGAGGGTTCGAGCGGATCCTGACCGGGATGGATGCGGACCGGATGCCACTGATTACCGCCCGTATCTGCGGGGTCTGCCCGACTGCCCATCACCTGGCAGCAACCAACGCCCTGGACAACGCTGCCGGCGTGGAGCCGCCACCGGCGGCGAAACTGCTGCGGGAGCTGATGTACATGGGCCACCTGATCCATTCCCACTGCCTTTCCCTCTTCGTGCTGCAGGGGCCGGACCTGGTGCTGGGGCTCGATGCCGATCCCGCCATCCGCAACGTGGTCGGCGTGGTCCAGGCCGTTCCGGAGATCGCCAAAAAGGCGCTTGAGTGCCGGTCCATCGGCCAGAAGATCAACGAACTGGTTGGCGGGCGGGGAACCCATCCGGTCACCTCGGTGGCGGGGGGGATCGCCTTTGTCCTGGACGGGGAAAAGGAGCGGCAGCTGAAGGAATGGACGGACCGGGCCCTGCTGCTGGTGCGCGAACTGGCTCCGGTGGTCAAGGGCTTGCTCATGAAGCAGCTCGATACCCATCCGGCCATGCTTGCCGACTGGGTGGTGCCTGCCTGGAGCCTGGGGACGGTGCAGCAAGACGGCACCACCGCCCTGACGGGGGGTGAGCTGCGGGCCGTGGATGCGGACGGGAACAATCTCCTGCAGTTTCCGGTCTCAGACTATCACCAGTACCTCTCCGAGAGCGTGGTAGAATGGTCCTACATGAAACAGGTGGCAATCGTCCGGGACGGAGAGCACCACGATTACCGCGTCGGCCCCCTTGCCAGGCTCAATGTCATCGACCGTTACGGGACCGAGGAGGCCGACCGGGAGCGGGAGCTGTTCGTCAGCCAGTTCAGCCGGCCCTGCCATGCCAATGCCCTGCAGCCCTATGCCCGGCTCATCGAACTTCTGTATGCGGCCGAAAGGGCACGGGAGATCCTGGCCGATCCGGCCATCCATGGCGAGACCAGGGTCCCGGTCCGCTTTCCCGGCGGCAGGGGGGTCGGGCATGTGGAGGCGCCCCGCGGCACCCTGTTCCATGACTACGAGATCGACGAGAATGGCGTGGTGCGGGCCGCCAACCTGATCGTGGCGACGCAGCAGAATTATTCCCTGATCAACAGGATGGTTGCCCAGGCGGCAACGTCCCACGTCATCAACCGTCCGGACGACCAGGCACTGCTCAATGCCGTGGAGTTCGGCATCCGCTGTTACGACCCCTGCCTCTCCTGTGCCACCCATGCCTTCGGCACCATGCCGCTGGAGATTGTCGTGACCAGGACTGGCGAGCCTGAGCAACGGATTCGGAGGGGATGCTGA
- a CDS encoding TonB family protein, with protein sequence MLQEPGSFIPADPPRQTFLMFAVVSLCLHLAGAELFTFMEVKSILRHQAQIITIELREPESTRPQPEQPAEEPSPPSSRRLPPPLPRPVMKPQTVLPSVTPPLPRPVPQVREKQAFIPAPATPSTSAAPAATAQPAPAVRPVATTAPLQTARPETPAQPAAAQTATARTASASAHLRASAHSAYLAVIRGMIDQRKEYPLMARKGRMEGTVRVRFILGRDGGIRRTEVVQSSGRGLLDRATLQTISRIERFPPLPAAIEGNELSIEVPVSYMLDSR encoded by the coding sequence ATGCTGCAGGAACCAGGCTCCTTTATCCCCGCCGACCCGCCCCGTCAGACGTTCCTGATGTTCGCGGTCGTTTCCCTCTGCCTGCACCTGGCAGGAGCGGAGCTGTTCACGTTCATGGAGGTAAAATCCATCCTGCGGCACCAGGCACAGATCATTACCATCGAACTCAGGGAACCAGAATCAACTCGGCCACAACCGGAACAACCGGCCGAAGAACCTTCCCCCCCCAGCAGCCGCAGGCTGCCCCCTCCCCTGCCACGACCCGTCATGAAGCCGCAAACGGTGCTGCCCTCAGTTACCCCCCCGCTCCCCCGTCCCGTGCCGCAGGTCCGGGAGAAGCAGGCCTTCATCCCGGCACCGGCAACACCCTCAACATCTGCAGCGCCGGCAGCGACCGCGCAACCTGCTCCCGCTGTCCGTCCGGTGGCGACCACGGCGCCCCTCCAGACCGCACGCCCCGAAACCCCGGCACAGCCCGCTGCCGCCCAAACGGCAACGGCCCGTACAGCATCGGCATCCGCTCATCTCAGGGCATCGGCGCATTCGGCTTATCTCGCCGTCATTCGCGGGATGATCGACCAGAGGAAAGAATACCCTCTCATGGCTCGCAAGGGGAGGATGGAGGGAACCGTCAGAGTGCGCTTCATCCTCGGCCGTGACGGAGGCATCAGGCGCACCGAGGTAGTGCAGTCCTCCGGCAGGGGGTTGCTGGACCGGGCCACCTTACAGACCATATCGCGGATTGAACGGTTCCCGCCGTTGCCTGCGGCAATCGAAGGCAACGAGCTCTCCATCGAGGTGCCGGTCAGCTACATGCTCGACAGCCGCTAG
- a CDS encoding hydrogenase maturation protease has translation MVVCIGNEMVADDAVGYEVHARLQEADLPAGTRLAYVGVGGIAILDMLEGTEQALVVVDAVQFGAAPGTVHQLNWEEIPLAGPSAISAHGIGIREAIAVGNVLFPERIPPQIFLIGIEGRCFDLPRHAMSAEVEAAIDVAVQAITGKLRLIHGGG, from the coding sequence CTGGTCGTCTGTATCGGCAACGAGATGGTGGCCGATGACGCCGTGGGCTATGAGGTCCATGCCCGCCTGCAGGAGGCCGATCTCCCCGCAGGGACGCGACTCGCATATGTGGGGGTCGGCGGCATAGCGATCCTGGACATGCTGGAAGGGACCGAACAGGCGCTGGTCGTCGTCGATGCCGTGCAGTTCGGTGCGGCGCCCGGAACGGTGCACCAGCTCAACTGGGAGGAGATCCCGCTTGCCGGCCCGTCGGCGATCTCGGCCCACGGCATCGGCATCCGGGAAGCGATAGCAGTGGGCAACGTGCTCTTTCCCGAGAGAATTCCGCCGCAGATTTTTCTGATCGGTATCGAAGGGCGCTGTTTCGATCTGCCGCGGCATGCCATGTCCGCGGAGGTCGAGGCAGCCATAGATGTTGCGGTGCAGGCCATAACCGGGAAGCTACGGTTGATCCATGGAGGGGGCTGA
- a CDS encoding EamA family transporter produces the protein MPFCGSLRGLGVGRTQPPDTAREEHNPLNVHGSSSRANGVGLVLAAAVLWGTTGTSQALAPIGATPASVGALRLALGGSLLLGLTLLRGDWKGGRSWPLVPTAGAALFVAAYQLSFFAAVARTGVAVGTMVAIGSSPVIAGILAIVLRKGFPGTRWLVATILAIIGCTLLTGAGGEVRVNLTGILLALCAGASYSLYTLAIKEILPDRHPDTVMAAVFCGGALLLSPLLFASQLSWLLEPTGLLVALHLGAIATALSYSLFSRGLATIPVATAVTLSLAEPLTASLLGITVLGEKLTLGGISGMVLLFAGLGLLALQPRHVWRN, from the coding sequence ATGCCCTTTTGTGGTAGTCTACGCGGACTTGGGGTGGGACGAACGCAGCCTCCTGACACCGCCAGAGAGGAGCATAACCCATTGAATGTACATGGTTCATCCAGTAGAGCCAACGGCGTGGGACTGGTCCTGGCCGCTGCCGTACTCTGGGGAACCACCGGCACCAGCCAGGCACTCGCACCGATCGGAGCCACTCCGGCATCGGTGGGAGCCTTGCGGCTGGCACTCGGCGGCTCTCTCCTCCTGGGCCTCACTCTGCTTCGCGGCGACTGGAAAGGGGGCCGCTCCTGGCCGTTGGTTCCCACTGCCGGGGCAGCTCTTTTCGTTGCCGCCTACCAGCTCTCCTTCTTTGCCGCAGTGGCGCGTACCGGCGTTGCCGTCGGCACCATGGTGGCAATCGGCAGCTCGCCGGTCATTGCCGGAATACTTGCCATCGTGCTGCGCAAGGGATTTCCCGGAACCCGCTGGCTCGTCGCCACCATCCTGGCGATCATCGGCTGCACTCTCCTCACCGGCGCGGGGGGAGAGGTCCGGGTCAACCTCACCGGCATCCTCCTCGCCCTCTGCGCCGGCGCATCCTATTCCCTCTACACCCTGGCGATCAAAGAGATCCTGCCGGACCGCCATCCCGATACGGTCATGGCGGCCGTCTTCTGCGGAGGCGCGCTGCTGCTCTCTCCGCTCCTGTTCGCTTCGCAGCTCTCCTGGCTCCTGGAACCGACAGGGCTCCTGGTGGCCCTGCATCTGGGCGCCATTGCCACTGCGCTCTCCTACTCCCTGTTCAGCCGGGGTCTTGCCACCATCCCGGTCGCCACCGCCGTCACCCTTTCCCTGGCCGAACCGCTGACCGCCAGTCTGTTGGGAATAACCGTGCTGGGCGAAAAGCTGACGTTGGGGGGCATATCGGGCATGGTTCTGCTGTTCGCAGGACTGGGGCTCCTTGCCCTGCAACCGCGGCATGTTTGGCGGAATTGA
- a CDS encoding methyl-accepting chemotaxis protein, producing MKKEKPGNQTVHTEIQRLAEAMLQGKLTERGNPVLFKGADAELIELVNRMLDSLVSPLRLAAGSIDEIAHGRIPPFVIDDYQGEFNELKVNLNTLLATLYGLDRETRNLVGKIGEGRLRTRGNDWDFNGIWQDLIAGVNNTLDAMTDPVQEASDVLSRLADYDLSARMSGRYHGDHATIKKAMNCTAESLHSAVSQVAETVELVSSVGSRITHSSQMVSQGATEQERQLAETSTNLSRISESSKKSAESTSDAQFNAKKASESISTAKEAMDQMLAAMDEIRSSADNTAVIIQEIDAIAKETDSLSASAANKATRVRSSAGGFGVVASEIRNLSVRCEDAVTRLDEFRGSIQFDTGSSAGEAEKLTNEFQYLIDDLSNIAMLSNLLGVNAAIEAAHVEGAGNDFEILTDEIRQLAKRSTDAAKRTETLIQSSVQLARKGGELSSSIDGYLKGAVEGARSIGDLTEAISLASREQAQGLIQIDQAVAQINDVTRQNAASAHESSDAAKNLEQQVRKLSTMVSKFRLEGAAA from the coding sequence ATGAAGAAGGAGAAACCAGGAAATCAGACCGTTCATACTGAGATCCAGCGTCTTGCCGAGGCGATGTTGCAGGGGAAGCTGACGGAGCGGGGCAACCCCGTGCTCTTCAAGGGAGCGGATGCGGAGCTGATCGAGCTGGTGAACAGGATGCTCGACAGCCTGGTGTCGCCGCTTCGGCTTGCTGCAGGCTCCATCGACGAGATTGCCCACGGCCGGATTCCGCCGTTCGTCATCGACGATTACCAGGGAGAGTTCAACGAGCTGAAAGTGAACCTGAACACGCTCCTGGCCACCCTCTACGGGCTCGACCGGGAAACCAGGAACCTGGTGGGAAAGATCGGCGAGGGCCGGCTGCGCACCAGGGGGAACGACTGGGACTTCAACGGGATATGGCAGGACCTGATCGCCGGGGTCAACAACACCCTGGATGCCATGACCGACCCGGTCCAAGAGGCGAGCGACGTGCTGAGCCGGCTGGCCGATTACGACCTGAGCGCACGGATGTCGGGCCGGTACCATGGCGACCATGCCACGATCAAGAAGGCGATGAACTGCACTGCCGAGTCCCTTCACTCGGCCGTTTCCCAGGTTGCGGAGACGGTGGAGCTGGTTTCCTCCGTCGGCAGCCGGATCACCCACAGCAGCCAGATGGTTTCACAGGGGGCTACCGAACAGGAGCGCCAGCTGGCCGAGACCTCGACAAACCTCTCCCGGATCTCGGAAAGCTCCAAGAAGAGTGCCGAGAGCACATCCGATGCCCAGTTCAATGCGAAAAAGGCGAGCGAGTCGATCTCCACGGCAAAGGAGGCCATGGACCAGATGCTGGCGGCGATGGATGAGATCCGTTCGTCGGCGGACAACACGGCCGTCATCATCCAGGAGATCGATGCCATTGCCAAGGAAACCGATTCCCTGTCGGCCAGCGCCGCCAACAAGGCAACCCGGGTCCGTTCGTCGGCCGGCGGTTTCGGGGTGGTTGCTTCCGAGATCCGCAACCTGTCGGTGCGCTGTGAGGATGCGGTTACCCGCCTGGACGAATTCCGCGGCAGTATCCAGTTCGACACGGGCAGCAGTGCCGGCGAAGCGGAAAAGCTCACCAACGAGTTTCAGTACCTCATCGACGATCTCTCCAATATTGCCATGCTCTCGAACCTCTTGGGGGTGAATGCCGCCATCGAGGCTGCTCATGTGGAAGGAGCCGGTAACGACTTCGAGATCCTCACGGACGAGATCCGCCAGCTTGCCAAACGCTCCACCGATGCCGCAAAAAGGACCGAGACCCTGATCCAGAGTTCCGTGCAGCTGGCGCGCAAGGGTGGGGAGCTCAGCAGCAGCATCGACGGCTATCTCAAGGGGGCGGTCGAGGGGGCACGTTCCATCGGCGATCTCACCGAAGCGATCTCGCTGGCATCACGGGAACAGGCCCAGGGGCTGATTCAGATCGATCAGGCCGTTGCCCAGATCAATGACGTGACACGCCAGAATGCCGCCAGTGCCCATGAATCGTCGGATGCGGCAAAGAACCTGGAGCAGCAGGTGAGGAAACTTTCGACCATGGTCAGCAAGTTCCGCCTGGAAGGTGCCGCTGCCTGA
- a CDS encoding 4Fe-4S dicluster domain-containing protein, with amino-acid sequence MVEIQVHEEGCRGCRMCVDICPTTVFEYDEEKRVCVVSHQEDCIACLSCAYLCPSGALTHANFHTVKNFYRDLAFCEKMERFL; translated from the coding sequence ATGGTCGAGATTCAGGTTCACGAAGAGGGGTGTCGCGGTTGCCGGATGTGCGTCGATATTTGCCCGACAACGGTGTTCGAGTACGACGAGGAAAAGCGGGTCTGCGTGGTCAGTCACCAGGAAGACTGCATCGCCTGTCTCTCCTGCGCCTACCTCTGTCCGTCCGGTGCCCTGACCCATGCCAACTTTCACACCGTCAAGAATTTCTACCGGGATCTTGCATTCTGCGAAAAGATGGAGAGGTTCCTATGA